The Mytilus trossulus isolate FHL-02 chromosome 3, PNRI_Mtr1.1.1.hap1, whole genome shotgun sequence genome contains a region encoding:
- the LOC134709684 gene encoding short-chain collagen C4-like: MEKVSRHFRQCLVLWTCMLLTSECHGYNLEDVLEEIDSRSDYQLRGNGPTFTRWGRSECPPVSEKVYNGYMSGPKHNFGGSGSNYLCLPTNPQWGDYSAAFDNKRAVIVGVEMKTSSGKPYPSYLQDHDSACVVCQTINSNSILMVPARLTCPLGWTSQYNGYLMSEMITPNRRRTEYICYDGSPVQIQGSGDRENQAMITPVEVQCGSLDCSKYVSGRELTCVVCSR, encoded by the exons atggAGAAG gtATCCAGACATTTTCGCCAGTGTTTGGTATTATGGACTTGTATGTTATTGACATCTGAGTGTCACGGTTATAATTTAGAGGACGTTCTAGAAGAAATTGACTCCAGATCAGATTATCAGCTgagag GAAATGGACCTACATTCACCAGATGGGGTCGTTCTGAGTGTCCCCCTGTCAGCGAAAAGGTTTATAATG GTTACATGTCTGGACCTAAACATAATTTCGGTGGCTCTGGATCCAATTACCTCTGTCTACCAACCAACCCACAGTGGGGAGACTACTCTGCTGCATTCGACAACAAAAGAGCTGTCATAGTAGGTGTGGAGATGAAAACCAGTTCAGGGAAACCTTATCCTTCGTACTTACAAGATCATGATTCCGCTTGTGTCGTCTGCCAGACCATAAACAGTAATTCAATTTTAATGGTTCCAGCACGACTAACGTGTCCGCTAGGATGGACGAGTCAGTACAATGGCTATCTCATGTCAGAAATGATCACACCGAACAGACGGAGAACTGAATATATCTGTTACGATGGTTCGCCTGTCCAAATCCAAGGCTCAGGTGATAGAGAAAACCAGGCTATGATTACACCTGTGGAAGTACAGTGCGGTTCTCTTGATTGTTCTAAGTATGTCAGTGGTCGAGAACTAACATGTGTAGTGTGTTCTAGGTAA